One stretch of Toxoplasma gondii ME49 chromosome XI, whole genome shotgun sequence DNA includes these proteins:
- a CDS encoding hypothetical protein (encoded by transcript TGME49_315230): protein MSTVNSVGRWPLANVELQSDVVRGMRQRACPDIATYAGNSRWSPTFGRRDGVPLEGGFFGQREFVGSGTACRLRLFRQASTPLAAQLTNRPQCLSSRYHSFYSLSQDFLAAHAATFSRNRAFSSSSEPDVPTAGEFAKHLSDLELPELIEGLQAYDGGQMQQSYRGFRRLRETLEHADEQSVEHSAKALVLGCMYTALFRVGEYREARRFAADARDLSRAGHQSLAADTATVCDIRAALEEAKTARGKGGVAEWLLQRPLWPSADDAPERPSRLEELRILQTSLAVYKRGAGEADIGKSWETRENGGKGATVGLPASFLGLMKEYNDFILKYFARGAEPTPSDPRDDPAEVLLAVERMAKEASLLLKQNEAFLTGALSIAERSPSTVSETGGAGCIAERITKRELGAELVRGIALLHEGLGTVLVKQSNGVESGCDRTTDELRVLGDKVLKDGLTICKKYAHIDTKNILASLLSALATSFKQRHEPVISEGLFRSSLNEFNTAAGLNVQLVSVPIVAAGDDSARIGGESRVAYPRQATLDAIVSFGVALLQYSALLNKWDGREVEAEMICRPANQILESFGLPTSKDPLENVPARLHVLPLLWKPSVCLARPLLVYVKEREAVSGGGA from the coding sequence ATGTCTACCGTTAATTCAGTTGGCAGGTGGCCGTTGGCGAACGTGGAGCTGCAGAGCGACGTCGTTCGTGGAATGCGGCAGCGAGCGTGTCCAGATATCGCTACGTATGCGGGAAACTCACGGTGGTCGCCGACGTTCGGTCGTCGTGATGGAGTACCCCTGGAAGGCGGCTTTTTCGGACAACGGGAATTTGTCGGGTCGGGTACAGCATGCAGGCTACGACTCTTTCGCCAGGCCAGCACACCCCTAGCAGCCCAACTAACCAATCGTCCTCAGTGTTTAAGCAGCAGGTACCATAGTTTTTATTCCTTGTCGCAGGACTTCCTGGCTGCCCACGCAGCAACATTCAGCAGGAATCGTGCGTTTAGCTCGTCCAGCGAGCCGGATGTGCCTACCGCTGGCGAGTTTGCCAAGCACCTCTCAGATCTTGAATTACCGGAACTGATAGAAGGGCTGCAGGCGTATGATGGAGGTCAAATGCAGCAGTCCTACCGAGGCTTTCGGAGGCTCAGAGAGACGCTGGAACACGCAGACGAACAGTCAGTCGAGCACAGTGCCAAGGCGCTGGTtctggggtgtatgtacacggCGTTATTCCGTGTTGGTGAGTATAGAGAAGCACGACGATTTGCTGCGGATGCGCGGGATCTCTCCCGTGCTGGTCATCAGAGTTTGGCAGCCGATACAGCCACGGTATGTGACATTCGAGCGGCCctcgaggaggcgaaaacgGCACGTGGCAAAGGTGGTGTTGCGGAGTGGCTTTTGCAGAGACCTTTGTGGCCGTCGGCGGACGATGCGCCGGAACGACCATCTCGACTAGAAGAACTTCGCATCCTTCAGACTTCACTGGCTGTCTATAAAagaggtgcaggagaagcagacattGGCAAGAGTTGGGAGACCAGAGAGAACGGCGGCAAGGGAGCCACTGTTGGTCTTCCCGCTTCCTTTTTGGGGCTTATGAAAGAATATAATGATTTTATTTTGAAGTATTTCGCACGTGGGGCCGAGCCGACACCGTCGGATCCGAGGGATGATCCCGCTGAAGTGTTGCTTGCGGTCGAGAGGATGGCAAAAGAAGCATCTTTATTGCTAAAACAGAACGAGGCTTTCCTCACCGGCGCTTTGTCGATCGCTGAACGTTCACCGTCTACGGTGTCCGAAACAGGAGGCGCTGGATGCATCGCGGAGCGCATCACGAAAAGAGAGTTGGGGGCTGAATTAGTGAGGGGAATCGCGCTCCTCCATGAGGGTTTGGGGACAGTGTTGGTGAAACAGTCAAATGGCGTGGAATCGGGATGTGACAGAACTACCGACGAGCTGCGTGTACTCGGTGATAAGGTGCTAAAAGACGGACTCACAATCTGCAAGAAGTACGCCCATATCGACACGAAGAATATCTTGGCGTCGCTACTTTCTGCTCTTGCAACGTCGTTTAAACAACGGCACGAACCCGTCATCAGTGAGGGACTTTTCCGTTCGTCTTTGAATGAGTTCAATACAGCGGCAGGGCTCAATGTACAGCTGGTGTCGGTCCCTATCGTAGCGGCAGGTGATGACAGTGCTCGAATTGGAGGGGAGTCTCGTGTGGCTTATCCGAGGCAGGCGACGCTGGATGCTATTGTCAGCTTCGGAGTCGCCTTGTTGCAGTATAGCGCTTTGTTGAACAAGTGGGATGGACGCGAGGTTGAGGCAGAAATGATATGTAGGCCGGCGAATCAGATTTTGGAGTCTTTCGGACTTCCGACATCGAAAGACCCACTTGAGAACGTTCCAGCCCGCCTGCACGtgctccctcttctttgGAAGCCCTCGGTATGCCTGGCTCGCCCCCTTTTGGTTTATGTCAAGGAAAGGGAAGCCGTCAGTGGTGGCGGTGCATGA